From Lepisosteus oculatus isolate fLepOcu1 chromosome 8, fLepOcu1.hap2, whole genome shotgun sequence, one genomic window encodes:
- the LOC138241034 gene encoding uncharacterized protein has product MEPSPKPGALSPSPKDTNSNRPAPLRRQDLISTYCPPPKIQLLKDTFQEKLMQEKEKKMIAMYNRRQEAALQKMRKSFQYVKYAAEKKTGNSYRFQAQQGPEKNIVGYDRSYPLKPMGNRKVSGPGEVWAVDRPEAQSDSLFAPTPPQDGHERPCERPGRRGSRVRKPKDRTVLPMVATPQGQCPSNANGKEYFELQEELRKVAKAEAALKEEHRRREASLQDEMRQKEAMMKDEIRQKEAMMQAKLFRAQEELRMVQREVAGRENRGLLTRRKTLQARQSELRPRGPWANHRSKAVPLLTCRMEKQKAFTPRKALPFRGDNLDYDSPMEDGGCAESHFPSALSHQERRQVSPCRRGLEDVPCGRRKYLKKARLSESDVSAAQAAQAHFRNNTACLDEQMSSPSVSTSGASLLLLADEN; this is encoded by the coding sequence atggagcccagtcctaagcctggtgctctgtccccctccccgaaggacacaaactcgaatcgacccgcgcccttaaggcgacaggatctgatctccacgtactgcccgcctcccaagatacagcttctgaaggacaccttccaagagaaactgatgcaggaaaaggagaaaaaaatgatcgccatgtacaatcggcggcaagaggcagctctacagaagatgagaaaatctttccaatatgtcaaatacgctgcggagaagaagacggggaacagctatcgcttccaagcccaacagggccccgagaagaacattgtggggtatgatcggtcttaccccctgaagcctatgggtaacaggaaagtctccggccctggtgaggtttgggctgtggaccgcccggaagcacagagtgattccttgtttgcccccaccccgcctcaggatggtcatgagaggccctgcgagaggccgggcaggaggggctcaagagtacgcaaacctaaggacaggactgtcctccccatggtggcgacccctcaagggcaatgcccttctaatgccaatgggaaggagtaCTTtgagttgcaagaggagctacgaaaagtggccaaggcagaggccgcgctgaaggaggagcatcgccggagggaggccagcctgcaggatgagatgcgccagaaggaggccatgatgaaggacgagattcgccagaaggaggccatgatgcaggcgaagctcttcagagctcaggaggagctgaggatggttcagagagaggtggccggaagggaaaatagaggactcctgacccgaaggaagacactccaggcgaggcagagcgagcttcgccccagaggaccatgggccaaccaccgctctaaggccgtgcctcttctgacctgcagaatggagaagcaaaaagccttcactccaaggaaagcccttcctttcagaggagacaaccttgattatgattctccaatggaagatggcggatgcgcagaatcgcactttccctctgcgctttcccatcaggagagacgtcaagtgagcccttgcagacgtgggctagaagacgtcccctgtggaaggagaaagtatctcaagaaagcaaggctctctgaaagcgacgtgtcagcggcacaggccgcgcaggcccacttcagaaataacaccgcatgtctggatgaacaaatgtcatccccaagtgtcagcacatcaggagcctccctcctcctccttgcagatgaaaactga